The genomic region cttgggagaagaaagaagaggaggcttcacaggctgggatgcaggaaaactttattgGGTGGGTGCGGaaatagagaagacagaagcgTCAAGTGGAAGGGAGCAAGTTCGAGGTGCAAGGACGTGCATCTTCAAGCCATGGTGTGGCTTCCAGGGTGTGAGTGCTTGGAGTCAAGGGTGGTGGAGAGGACCCTTAGCAAGGgtagcagcctctcctgccaccgaACCAGCCGAGACCTCTGCCACCATAGCAGCCCAGGCCTCCCAAGCCGTAGCCGTAGCCGTAGCCGAAGGCCCCGTTGGAGACAGGcactccctggtagctgagttcgctgcccacggcagccGATGCAGAGGATCCGACGGTggtgctctgggggaaggaggtgaggatgggtcctggcagggtgaccAGCACGGTGGAAGGCTGGATGACGAcggaggagtcctggcactgcctgacacagggctcgttgcagctgttggccagcggggcgggtgcgcaggggcggcagaggtcgttgcaggccatgggtgtggtgtggagggtccctggaagagaaggtgttGAGCAAGGGTCAGGATGTTGGTTTGCGAGGGGCAAAGTGTGAGGAGGGTAGGGGAATGGGGAGGCGTGGGTGGGTCTGTGAGGTTCGTGGTGGTGGGGAGGCGTGTGGGCTGTTGAGGCTGGGGTAGAGcatggtggaagagagggagcaggtcggacaggagaaggagcctCAGGGTTTTGAGACTCACCTTGTTGAGCGTGGAGGAGAAGGTGTGCGGAGAaggttgtgagggagagaggtgctgggccAGCTTTTATGGTGGTGCGCGAGGGGCGGGACGGGCTTTGTGCgtgagtgcattttgcaggcagcagctgtgtcctggcccagcgtggcgagtcatgaggtggggtgtgttttccttgccccagtTCTTCAATGTCATGTCCTCCTCTTGAGGACGTGTCCACTATGTGGTGGCGGCTG from Phaenicophaeus curvirostris isolate KB17595 chromosome 3, BPBGC_Pcur_1.0, whole genome shotgun sequence harbors:
- the LOC138718703 gene encoding feather keratin-like codes for the protein MACNDLCRPCAPAPLANSCNEPCVRQCQDSSVVIQPSTVLVTLPGPILTSFPQSTTVGSSASAAVGSELSYQGVPVSNGAFGYGYGYGLGFGYGYGYGLGGLGCYGGRALGLPAWGAFFPMYPRTTPHECHMTTSRTTSQLCDALVASSAHPDIHHYHQDLDFQTFALKAATRAK